Within Eggerthella sp. YY7918, the genomic segment GCTCCAAGAAGGTACGGCCGACGCCACATATGGCGCGCCAATGGCCCCGGCATACACGAGGGCCAGCACACCCACTGCGCATGCAAACACCGTGCGAGCGCGATAGCCCAACCTGCCAGACATCGCGACGACCCAGTATACCAACGCCACCACGGCAAACAGCGCCGCCATAAACACGGCGAACGTCAGGGAAGGGCCGCCGATCCCTTGGAACGCCAGCAAGCCGTGCTGCGGCGAGATGAAGAACACGAGCGCCGAGACCACACCGACGACGAGGATGCCGAGCGGCAGCAGCGTCCAGCGGTCGATAAGTTCGAGGCGCTCCTGCGAGAAGCGCGTCGTGAGAAAAGTGATTGCCAAACCCACGAACGCCCCGGACGCCATGGGCGCGAGCGTCGTGAACAACACGAGGGGAAATTGAGCGAGAGCAAGTTCCATAAGCGTCACCTCCTCGGATCCGCGGATCCGTTGATGGGTTATCGAATCCCGCCATAGTAGATGCGCAACGCACGGACGGCACTAAGGCCGTCCGATTTCAGAAAGGCGTTGCCCGCCCGTGCAACGCCCGTTTTCGAACCCACGCAGAGATTTACGTACTATTGCGGAACTTCAGCATTACTTCGGCAATGAGAGTGCCTAAGTTGCCAAAGTAGTGCTGGCAACTATGAGGGTTGCCAGCACTCGAAGGGCTTACGCCTTTCGCACGTCAACCCAGAGGTCGAATTGGGCGGCGCCGCCTCCTAGGGGGTCGCAGAGGCCGCCGGCGCCGGTGATGGTGGGGTCGTCGGGGAGGAGTTCGTTCATACGGAAACCGCGGCCGCGGCCGCCAGCGAAGCCAGTCTTTTGGCGGCCGGGTTCGTCGCCGTCGAGAATGCCTTCTTCTTCCAGGTAGTCGGGCGCGGGGTCTACGACTTCCCCATCGATAGTGACGGGGCGCGCGCCGTAGCCCTGGTGGCCAAACGAGTAGTTCGCGCCCACCACGCCGGGTCGGATGCCCTCGGTCACACGCACGTGACCAGCGGCTTCACCCTCGGGGCCCACGATGGTCACCGCATCGCCGTTTGCAAGGCCGCGCGCGTCGGCATCGGCGGGGTTCATCCACACGAAGTTCTCGGTGGTCACCTCGCGCAGCCACGGCGCGGCGATAGTGCGGTGCGAGCCGTTCGTGCGAGCCTTCCAGTTGATGAACGCGAACGGGCGATCGGCCGGCTGCTCCACCGGTGTGCCGTCGGCCAGCGCCACGGGAGCCACCCGCGCGAGACCGTCGAAGTTCTCACCGGTGAGTGCGTTTTTGAGCGACGCCGTCTTGGGATCGTAGAACGCGCACAGCCCGCCGTAGCGCGTCTTGATGAGCTCGCCTTCGTAGCCGTCGTCCTTCGCAGGGTCGGCCGAGGCGAAGCGGCCGCCGCGATTGAGCACGTACACCACCTTCGGCCACTCTTCCTCGGTGACCGCCGCCTTCCACGCCTCAATATCGAACGCATCGCCCAGCGCACGCGTGCGGGTGCGCTCGAACAGCGCAAGCTCCTCGGCATCGGCATCCGGCACAGGCTTCTGACCTGCGTAGGCGATGTTCGCCGCCATCTTTAACCAGTAGTCGTACTCGTTGGCAAGCGCCGCCTTGCCGCCCGCGCCGTCCTTCCCCACCGGCACCGCAGCCTCACCCACGCCGGGCAGGCCGAGCCGCTGCATGATATCCAGATACACGTCCTCCACCGAGCGCGGGCCCTCGAAGGCGCGCACCGCCGGCTGGCCGAACTGGATGAGCTAGTACTGCTGGTTCGGATAAATGGACTCCTGGCTGAACCGCTCCAGGTAGACCTTGTCGGGCAGCACGAAATCGGCATAGCGCGACGTATCGCCGATCTCCACGTCGAACGACACGAGCAGGTTGATCTTGCCCGGGTCGCCCAGCACGTCGGCCAGCCGGTCGCCGCCCGGCGTGGAGTCCACGAGCGAGTGGCGGTGGATGAACAGCGCGCCCAGGTGGTCGTACACATAGCCCGCCCGCAGCGTGGGCACCACCTCGTGCGACAGGTTGCCCGGCAGCGGATACCACGGGCGCGGCGCGGGGTAGCCGTCCTGCTTGAAGTAGCTGGTCTTCTCGTACTGCGTCTTCTGGCGCGTGATGGGAATGCCCCAACCCGTGTGCGCATCCGGCACCGTTTTGAGGTCGTAGCGGCCTTCGAACGGGGCAAACTTCGCGCCCGCGGCCAGGTGCCCGCCCTTCCAGTCGTGGTTTCCGATGAGGAAGTTGAGGTAGCCCGCCGCGCGCACGGCGTCGAAGCCGTTCGCATGCATGGCGGGGCCGCGGTAGCTCATGACGCACGCGCGCTTGCCGTGGCTCGTGAACTCGCGCGCCACCTCCTCCACCACGGCAGGGTCGATGCCCGCGTCGGCGGCGTAGTCCTCAAGCGAGCGCTCGCCCACGCGCTCTACCAGCAGCTGGAACACGCTCTTCACACGCGTTGGCGCACCATGCACGTCGATCTCGGCGTCAACCAGCAAGTCGGCCGGGCCCTCCGCAGCGTCGGCTTCTGCAAGCTCGCCGTCCACCAGCACGAACCGGGCGTCATCCTTGAGCGCTTCGCCGTTCGCGCCCGCCTCGCCCGCACGGCCGAGCACCTTCGCCGTGACGATGGGCGCGTTCGGCAGATCCACCGCCACAAGGTGCGTCGCGTCCGACCAGGTGGGCTCGCCGATGACGGCCGCCGCCTTCTTCCCCGGCACGCTGAGGTAGGCCGCATCGTAGCGCTCGTTGGCGATGATCCACGACATCATGGCGTAGGCCAGCTCGGCATCCTTGCCGGGAATCACCGGCAACCACACGTCGGCCTTCGACGCGCTGCGCCCCTGGCGCGGGTCCACCACGTACAGTTTCATGCCGCGTTCGCGCGCCACCGACAGGCGCGGGGCCAGCCACGACGGCCCCTTGTTCGCGGTCATGGGCTCGGTGCCCCAAATGATGAGGCATTCGCAATGGTCCAGGTCGGCGTACATGCGCTTGTGGTTCGTGGTGGGATGCGTGCGCACGTTGGCCATAACGCCGGTCATGCCGCACACGCCGCCGTGGTTGAAGTTGTTCACCGAGCCGAAGCCGTTTTGCGTCAGGCGGTCGCCGATGAGGAACATGCGGTCGCCGCCGAGCGAGCAGAACAGGTTGGACTTGGGGCCCAGGTCGGGGTGCTTCGTGTCGATGAGCGTGTTGGCCCACTTCGCGTCGAAGTCGGCCTGGGTCATCTGGCCGGACTCGACCAGCGCCACATCGGCCTCCACCTGCTTCTTCGGTGCCCAGGCGTACCACTCGGCGATGCCGGGCGTGCCCAGCGCGGGCGAGCCGTTCACGATCTCGTCGAGCGCGGTGTCCCAGTCCACCGTCTCCCACTGGTCGCTTCCCCGGTCGCCCACGCGGCGCAAGGGCTGCGTGATGCGGAACCTGTCGTGCGCGAGCTGGATGCCCGCCTGGCCCTTGAGGCAGATCATGCCGCCTGATGCGGCGCGGCCCGCACGGGCCATGCCGTCGCCCGGTGAGAGCGCATCCTCGGGGCGCATGTCGTAGGGCGCCGGCGCATACGGCTGCGAATTGAGCGGGGAGTACGGGTTGCCCGCGATCTTGCGCACGAGCGAGGTCGCGCCCTCGTTGGCCTGCGGCCCGTCGGCTGCATCGGCCACGCGCACCTTGATGGTGCAGTACGAGTTGCAGTTGTTGCACATGGACAGGATGACGTCGTCGGCCGCATACGCGCCGGTGGCATCGCCGCGTCCGTGCGGCGTATCGGTCAGAGGGTCGTTCGAGGCCATGAGGGCCGAAAGCCCGCCGCCGCCCACTACGGCTCCGGCCGCCACGGCCGCCGTGGCGCCGATCACCGCGCGGCGGGACGGGGTGCCGAACACCGCGTCGGGTCGGCCGTTCTCGTTACGCTGCGGATCCATCGCGCACCTCCCTGTTCGCCATCGTATCCTCGGCGCGCGTCGGACACGACGCTGCGCCGTCGTAGATGCTCGTCCGCACGGGCGCACCTTCGGCCGCGCCGAGACGCTCGAGCGGCAACAGGCGCACCGTCAGGCCGAACGCGCCCACCGCAAGCCCCAGCACGAACAACGCCACCAAGAGCTCGCCCAAGCTGGGAACGTAGGCCGGCGTGGGCAGGCCGGCCAGAAGCGGCACCGAGAACCCGGCCACCACGAACACGTAGCGCAGCGCCAAGATGCCGACCAGCACGGCCACCGCGGCCGTTACTGCCCATGCCCCGCCGCCGCTCGCCCGCGAGCGCACCGCGCCCACGGCCAGCAGCGCACCGGGCAGCACGAGCCCCACGCCCACCTCGCCGATCCAGAACAGCGGCGCGAGCGGCCCGGCCACCATCACCTGCACGGGGGCAGCCACTGCCGGGTCGCCCGACAGGAGCGCGGGAGCCACCTGGAAGAACACGCAGAACGCGAGCGCGAAGAGCGATGCGGCCAGCACCCGCGCCAACCCCGTAAGCGTCTTCGCGTCGGGGCGCGCCCGGCGAAGCCGAGCGAGCAGGCGGTACGCCACCAGCAGAAACGCCGCCGCCGTCACGACGGCCATCACGTAGAACAGCACCGACGTGATGCCGCCTTCCCACAGCCCGCGCGTCTTCACCGCAGCGAAGAACATGCCCGTGCCGCCCGGAGGCCCCACGAACGAAGTGGCCACGCCCACGCCGGCCAGCACGCGGATCGCCAGGTTCACGTTGCCGCGCCGCCGCAGCGCCCCGGCCTCGCCCGCAGCCGCATCGGCAACGCCAGCGTCCGCACCGCTCGCCAGCGCCCCGCGCCTGTCGTTCCACAGCACCAGCACGAACTGCGCAACAGCCACCGCCATGAAGAACATATACGCCTTGATTTCCCAGGCCAAAGGCGAGGACCAGTGGAAGAACAGCACCGTCCCCAGCGAATGCCGGATCGAGCCCAGATCCAGCCCGATGAAGATCATCGACACCGCAAGCGCCACCACGCTCAGCCCCAGCGCCAGCCGCGCCACCGGCATGAAGCGCGGCAGCCGCAGCAGATACGCCAGCGCCGAGATCAGATACAACCCGCCGGCCAGCCCGGAGAACCAGATGTACACCACCACCCACAGCCCCCACGGCACCGCGTTCGTGGCCCCGGCCATGCCCAGCCCGTTCGCCAACCGGTCGAACATCGAAGCCGCGCCCGCAACCAGCAACACGCCTACCACCAGCACCCATACGAGCGTCGTGCGGCTCGAGAACGCCTCGCCCAGCCCGAACCGACGGCGGCGCGAACCCGCGCCTTGCGCATCGACAGTCACAGCAATCACCTCACTTCAAGTAGTAGACGGACGGGGCGGTGCCCAGCTCCTCGCGCAGGCGGAAGGCCCGCGGCGAAGCGGCCAGCTGCGCCACCTTCGATTCCGGATCGTTCAAATCGCCGAAGTACCGCGCATCGCCGATGCATGTCTCGCAGCACGCGGGAGCCTCGCCCGCGGCGATGCGGTGCGCGCAGAACGTGCACTTGCGCACCGTGCCGTACGTGCCTGCGTACTTCGCGCGCGCACCGCGGTCCACGCCGTACTCGGGGGCGGTCACCTGGTCGGCCGCCTGCACCTCGGCGATGTACGACGCGCCCTCGTCGGCCGACCGCGCGCCGTACGGGCACGCCGCGATGCAGTACTTGCACCCGATGCAGCGATCGGCATCGATCACCACGATGCCGTCCTCGCCGCGATACGTGGCGCTCACCGGGCACACGCTCACGCACGCGGGGTTCTCGCACTGCATGCACGGCCGCGGCAGCGCCTGGATGCGCACGTTGGGAAACGCGCCCTCCTCCTGTTCGAGCACCACGTTGTAGCTCACTCCCGGCGGCGTGCGATTCTCGGCCTTGCACGCCACGGTGCACGAGTCGCACCCGACGCATTTCGCCAGATCGATGACCATACCCCAATGGGGACTCCGGTTTTCATCCATGGAGCGCACCTCAATTCTTCCTCGATTGCTTCGCCGTCCCGAACGGGAGCGCCGAAACGGCAAAAAGCGTCCCGCCGGAGGGGGTGGCAGGACGCTCGGATTGGTTTACAAAAACAGTACTGGCAGCGCCGCAAGCACAATAAGCAAACGCAGTAGAAAGCCGCCCACCAGCACGCCCGCCTCGCCGATCGCGCTTACCACAAGCGAGGTGGTTGAAGTCTCCACACGTTTAGCGATAAACACGGGATAGCCTTCAATGCAAAACGGCGCCACCAAACCCAATATGACGATACCGCCCCAAAACGCTGGCGCAAACTGTCCGGCCACAAGGGAATACACCGATGCCGCGCCTTCAAAGCTGCCCGCGTTTACAATAATGAGCATGGTGAACAGCACGACCATTTCAATGGCAGAGAGGATAACGTGCGACTTCTTGATAAGCCACATTCGCTCGAATCGTGCACGGTCGGTGACGAGGCCCACAAGTGAAGTAGCCGCAAGCCCCGCCGAGAGCGCTGACACCACAAATAGGATGGGCAGGATGGCGTTGTTCCACAACGGCACGGCCTTAACGACACCCAGTAAAAAGCCGGTATAGGCCGCTACGGCAAACGCGAATACAATACCGATCCACGTCAACCACTTCGGTACGCGCTTTTTCAGGATTTCAAGCAACGCCACCACGAGTGTGACCGGCATGTAGATGCAGATGAAATACACACCCAGGGTCATGACTGAGCCTGGATTCATCACAAGGAAGAAGAAACGCCAGGGATTCATGAACCCCGCTTCCGCATCGACCATGAGCAATAACAAGCCGATACCCACAAACACCGGAGCGATAATGCGACCCGCCACGCGCATCTTCACGCTGTCGGGATACTTAGCCTCAACGAAGGCAGCTGTCAAAAAAGCACCCGCCGACGCGCCGGCCAAAAAGAGATACCAAGCGATCAAAGGTCCCCATACCATGATTCATCACCTCACGTAAAAGATTTTGGATGTGGTCAGATTGTCAGCGAGCGGATGTGCGTGATACTGCGCTATAGCCTGATTGATCTCGCTTTCGGGATCGTCCAAGTCCCCGAAGATACGCGCACCCGAAATGCAGGTTTGCACGCATGCCGGAGGATTGCCCGGATTTTCGCCGTCCCAGCAAAAGCGGCATTTCTCCACCACGCCGGTCGACTCCTGCACGATGCGCGCCTGATAGGGGCACGCCGCCATGCAGTACTTGCAGCCGATGCATTTCTCCGGATCTACCAGCACCACACCAGAGTCCGTGATATACGTGGCATGGGTGGGACAAACAGCAGCACAGGGTGCATCTTCGCAGTGCATGCACTGGGTGGGAACCACCTCGGCATATACGTTGGGGTACTCCCCTGTTTCAATCTCGTGATAGGTGATGAACGACTCACTTGGTTCCAGATGATTTCTCATCTGGCAGGCAAGACGGCAAGCCGAGCAGCCAACGCATTTCTTCGTATTGATGAGCATTCCGTAGCGTGTCATATTATGCCTCCACCTTCTTGACCGTCACTGCCACTTCCTGGCTCATCATGGAGCCCACCCCCGGCTCGGCATCAAAGGGGATGAAATCGTTCAGGCAGATGCCGTAACCATACGCACGCGTTTGATCAGGCGAGTTGCCGCCATAGTGCGTAGGAAGATACACCACACCGGGCTTGAGGCGCTGCGTCACGCGCACCTCCACTTGACCGGTGTGTTCGCTTGAGGCCACCTCCACCGTATCGCCCGTCTCAATGCCCAGCTCCTTGGCATCTTGAGCCGCCATCCACAAGCGCTCCATGTGGTATTCGCGCGAGAGGGCATTGAGCGCTTCGATGTTTTGCGTCATGGTATGAGAGTGAATGCCCTGCTTACCGCCTACGATGGCGAACTCGCCCGCCTTGGGCTCCACCTTGCGCGGCACGTAACCGATGAGGGGCTTGAGGCCCGCTTCGGTCATTTTCTCGGTCTTAAACTCGAACTTGCCGGAAGCCGTCTTGAACTTCGGCACGCCGTAGGTAAAGCCCGGGTCGGGAAGTTCCACAACACCTTCCTGTTTCATCTGATCGAGAGTCACGCCGACCGTAGCCAGCTGCGCTTCGGCCCATTCCTCAGCCGTAAATTGGAAGTACTCACCTACGCCACACGCTTCGGCCAGCCCGTTGAAAATCTCGTCACACGTTTTCGTTTCCGGATGAATGCGATCGAGTACGACGGTGCGCATTCCTACATAATGCTTCTTGCCTCCGATGAATTCGGGCAGCTCAAGGCGTTCGAGATAGGTGACTTCGGGAAGCACGTAGTCGGATTGGAGCGCGGTCTCGGACATCTGCACGTCGATACACACCGACAGTTCAGCCTTCTCAAACGCCTCAGTCCACTTTTTCGGCTGCGCATAGCCTTTTGCGGCGTTAGAGTTATAGAAGAACAGGCCCTTTATGGAGCCGTCGAGCGCAGCCTTGAGCGCCGCAATGTTCGTACCAGCGCTCTCCAGCGCAAGAGGAAATTCTTTTGCGCCGACCCGCGGCTGCTGAGGCTTTTCGGGGTCGGCGAAGCGCGTGTCTGTTAGCTTACCCGCTTTGGGCGACGAGGTGATAAGCGCACCCCCCTTTGCTCCCCACGCACCCAACAGCGCGTTGACGGCCGTTATGGCACGCGCGGTTTCAAGGGAGTTGGCATACGAACAGCCAATAACGGAGCGCCAACCGGCTTCGATAGAGGCCGCAGGGGCCGCCTTCGCCATGGCACGCGCAAGTTCTTCAATGCGCGCGGCTGGCACATCTGTAATCTTTTCGGCCCATGCAGGGGTGTACTCCTTCACTTCGGCGGCAAATTCGTCGAAGCCTTCGGTGTACTGCTCGCAGAACTCGTGATCGTACAGATCCTCTTCAATAAGCACGTTGGCCATACCGAGCAAAAGCGCAAGATCAGTGCCGGGCTTGATGGGCACCCAATCGCTTGCGAAAATGCCGGAGTTGTTCAGGCGTGGGTCGACAAGCACAATACGCGTGCCGTTTTCAGCAGCATCAGCCAAGCTATGAACGGACGAGGGGCGGATGCCGTCGCCGTAGCTGCGGCCGATAAACATAACCATCTTCGCGTTGGCGAAATCGGTCGAGAAATTCGAAGCGCCGATAGTCAACGTATAAGCGCTCTCCTTCGACAGATTGCATGACGAGGAATGCGCGTATACGTTGGCTGATCCAAGCGCATGCATAAAACGCTTAGAGTACTGCTTGCCCGATGGTCGCGGGTCCTGGATGATGGCGAGCGACTCGGGTCCGCTGTGTGCGATGATCTCTTTGACCTTTTGTCCTATCTCGGAAAAGGCCGTATCCCAATCGATGGGTTCGAAGCTACCGTCTTCTTTGCGGCGCAAAGGTTCGGTTACGCGTTCGTCTGAATACGCCATCTGCGTAAGCCCGTGACCGCGGCCACAGATGTGCCCTTTCGCGTAGGGATGGTTCTCGTTGCCGTTAACGGTCCACAGTTGCCCATCGACCGTTTTGGCCACAAGACCGCACTTGCTTGAGCAGCCGTTACACAGCGAATATCCTTCCACCACATTCGCCGTCTCGGCAGCTGCAGCATGCTGCGTCTGCCACGTGTCAAGCGAGAGCGAACCGACGGCGGCAAGCGTCGCTGTAGCGGCACTCCCTTTGAGAAACGTTCTACGCGATACCGTTGTTTCCCTCATTCCTTTCCTCCCTTTGTCTTTTGGTGTCTCTTCATGGTTGGTATTTCTTATCGAGAGAGCAGGACTCCTTGTCTGCATCTGCATCAGATAGTTCACTGACAAACCTCATGCACGCTGCGATTCGCCAGGGAAACGAGCGCTCTCAGATGGGTAATGCCTTCCCCGAGCGCTTCCCGGCGATGCGTGGCAAGCGTTGGCGCGCATGCAAGTGCCTCAGAACGAGCGGCAAGTGTCGCATCATAGGCATCGAGCCAGTCGAGATGATCGGCAACGACATCGCGCGCCGCACGCTCATTTCCGCTGCCTACAAAGAGACTTAACAGCTCCAACAATAAAGACAGATGGTCGGGCATAGCTGCAAAACGCACAGGAACAGTCAGATCGAGCGAGGCATAGAGCGCCTGAAGATGTCGCGCGGAATCTCCCAGGTATAGTCCGCGCTGCGCTCCGTAGTCATTGCCGAGCGAGGTCGACCATGGCTTATAGAGCGACTCCACCGGTAAAGCCGCAAATGGCATGCCGGATACCAACAGCTCGTTTTGCAGAAGCGAACGTTGAGGCCAGGGCGGCAGGATGAGGCTGCGCTCCCAACGAGCACGCTCGGTCGCGTCCCGCGTTAACGTGGCGACAGCTGTATGGATGCTTTGCTCCGTGTCGCCACGCCGCACGAGCTCATACTCAGGTTCGCTCATATAAGAAAAGAGTGGTGCGATGCGCGATACGACGAAAGTTAAAGCGGTTGAGGTATCTGTTGTATTTATCACCTGCAAAGCGGTATCCTTTCTCGACGAGGGCATCGTAGGCGCTCTGCGACAACAGCTTGTCATCAATAACTGATGATTTATGCATTTTCCCTGATGAGAAGCGCACAAACGGATATGTGGAGCGGGACGTAGCAAAGCGTTAAACGCTCGTCACCATACGGTCAGCGAAGAAAGGAAACGGTTTGACCACTGCGCGCGAAAAACGCAGCATGCGAATGGTATGGAAGACGATGCGCGTGCGACATGTCGGCATGGCGTTTTTCTGGGCGTGCAGCATGCTTACGTTTCGCAGCTCCGTTTTGCTGTCGGGAACAGCCAACTCGCCGGAACTTGAGTCGCTTTTGGTCATCGTCTCATTCGTGGCGAACATGACTACCCTGTTAGGATTGGCCGCCTGGGTGGAGAACGACCCTGCGCGCATCGACCGGCTTCCCTCATGGCCGATGCCCGTGCTCGTGGTGACAGGTCTGTTGCTCGTGTTTGCCGCTGGCCTTATAGGCGGCGTGGTCCTTCTTCCGCTGCTTTTGTGTGGTGCAGTGCTGACGGGCGTTGGATACGGCTATTTCTGGGGAAGCTGGGCTGACTGCTATGGACGCATGCACCCAGCGCGCACGTCGTTTTATCTGCCAGTCGCGTTTTTGATTACCGCTGTGCTCTTCTTACTGGTGTCGCTTTTGACGGAATACGCGAGCGTGCCGGCGATCCTGCTCATTGTGCCGTTACCGCTTGTGTCGTATGCGTGCCTCATGCGTTGTCGTGCCGAAGAGCCCGATGGCCGCGCTGCGCCGGAAAACGGCACGCGCCGCTCATTAGCTGCCATCGGCTCGCTTATGGGACTTATTGTGGCAAGCATCGTGCTGTCATGCTTATTTGGCCTGATGTGGGAGCTTACTGTGTTCGAGGTGGGTTCAGTCAACGAGGCTCATCTGGTACCTCTTGTGGCAAACCTCGTGGTTGCTGTCGCGCTCGTGGGGTTTGTGGTGTTCGCACGTACACGCATCAATCTTAATCTGGCGTACCGCATCGTGCTGCCCGTAATCGTGGTGCTGTTCGCCGCATTGCCCTTCTTCTGGGAGACCAACGCCGTTGCGCTGAACGTTATCATGAGCGCAAGTTACGGACTGTTCGATGTCATCATCTGGTCGCTCGTGGTCGCTTGCTCTTACGATTTTGCCGTTTCAGGATACGTCGTGGGCGGTATCGTGCGCGCGTTATCAATCCTATTACGGCTGGTGGGCATGGGAATCGGCTTTCTTATCATGCTTGTTCCCGGTGATTCGACAGCCCTTATCGTAGGCGTGTCGATAGGTGCACTGTATGTGCTCGTTATGCTTGCTCTGTTCAACTGGCTGCGTCGCAAACGGAACAAAAACACATGCGAAAAGGAAGACGAGGAATCGCATCCAGCGTTTGAGAACAAAGGGATGGCCGCCTCAACCGAGACGGACGACCATAGCGAACCAAGCGAAATGAGCGACAGCACCGAACCGATCAAGAGCGCTGACGAGCAGGCACTGTACACTGCCATCGCCGAGGATTATGGACTCACCCGACGTGAGGCCGAGGTTCTTCCTTATTTGGCCCGCGGCCGCTCAGCCAAGGTGATCGCGGAAGCGCTCTTCGTGTCGGAAAGCACCGTACGCACTCATATCCGCCGCATTTTGGAAAAGACTGACCTCCACTCAAAGCAGGCAGTCATCG encodes:
- a CDS encoding molybdopterin-dependent oxidoreductase; translated protein: MRETTVSRRTFLKGSAATATLAAVGSLSLDTWQTQHAAAAETANVVEGYSLCNGCSSKCGLVAKTVDGQLWTVNGNENHPYAKGHICGRGHGLTQMAYSDERVTEPLRRKEDGSFEPIDWDTAFSEIGQKVKEIIAHSGPESLAIIQDPRPSGKQYSKRFMHALGSANVYAHSSSCNLSKESAYTLTIGASNFSTDFANAKMVMFIGRSYGDGIRPSSVHSLADAAENGTRIVLVDPRLNNSGIFASDWVPIKPGTDLALLLGMANVLIEEDLYDHEFCEQYTEGFDEFAAEVKEYTPAWAEKITDVPAARIEELARAMAKAAPAASIEAGWRSVIGCSYANSLETARAITAVNALLGAWGAKGGALITSSPKAGKLTDTRFADPEKPQQPRVGAKEFPLALESAGTNIAALKAALDGSIKGLFFYNSNAAKGYAQPKKWTEAFEKAELSVCIDVQMSETALQSDYVLPEVTYLERLELPEFIGGKKHYVGMRTVVLDRIHPETKTCDEIFNGLAEACGVGEYFQFTAEEWAEAQLATVGVTLDQMKQEGVVELPDPGFTYGVPKFKTASGKFEFKTEKMTEAGLKPLIGYVPRKVEPKAGEFAIVGGKQGIHSHTMTQNIEALNALSREYHMERLWMAAQDAKELGIETGDTVEVASSEHTGQVEVRVTQRLKPGVVYLPTHYGGNSPDQTRAYGYGICLNDFIPFDAEPGVGSMMSQEVAVTVKKVEA
- the nrfD gene encoding NrfD/PsrC family molybdoenzyme membrane anchor subunit, giving the protein MVWGPLIAWYLFLAGASAGAFLTAAFVEAKYPDSVKMRVAGRIIAPVFVGIGLLLLMVDAEAGFMNPWRFFFLVMNPGSVMTLGVYFICIYMPVTLVVALLEILKKRVPKWLTWIGIVFAFAVAAYTGFLLGVVKAVPLWNNAILPILFVVSALSAGLAATSLVGLVTDRARFERMWLIKKSHVILSAIEMVVLFTMLIIVNAGSFEGAASVYSLVAGQFAPAFWGGIVILGLVAPFCIEGYPVFIAKRVETSTTSLVVSAIGEAGVLVGGFLLRLLIVLAALPVLFL
- a CDS encoding molybdopterin dinucleotide binding domain-containing protein, with translation MEDVYLDIMQRLGLPGVGEAAVPVGKDGAGGKAALANEYDYWLKMAANIAYAGQKPVPDADAEELALFERTRTRALGDAFDIEAWKAAVTEEEWPKVVYVLNRGGRFASADPAKDDGYEGELIKTRYGGLCAFYDPKTASLKNALTGENFDGLARVAPVALADGTPVEQPADRPFAFINWKARTNGSHRTIAAPWLREVTTENFVWMNPADADARGLANGDAVTIVGPEGEAAGHVRVTEGIRPGVVGANYSFGHQGYGARPVTIDGEVVDPAPDYLEEEGILDGDEPGRQKTGFAGGRGRGFRMNELLPDDPTITGAGGLCDPLGGGAAQFDLWVDVRKA
- the nrfD gene encoding NrfD/PsrC family molybdoenzyme membrane anchor subunit, with the protein product MTVDAQGAGSRRRRFGLGEAFSSRTTLVWVLVVGVLLVAGAASMFDRLANGLGMAGATNAVPWGLWVVVYIWFSGLAGGLYLISALAYLLRLPRFMPVARLALGLSVVALAVSMIFIGLDLGSIRHSLGTVLFFHWSSPLAWEIKAYMFFMAVAVAQFVLVLWNDRRGALASGADAGVADAAAGEAGALRRRGNVNLAIRVLAGVGVATSFVGPPGGTGMFFAAVKTRGLWEGGITSVLFYVMAVVTAAAFLLVAYRLLARLRRARPDAKTLTGLARVLAASLFALAFCVFFQVAPALLSGDPAVAAPVQVMVAGPLAPLFWIGEVGVGLVLPGALLAVGAVRSRASGGGAWAVTAAVAVLVGILALRYVFVVAGFSVPLLAGLPTPAYVPSLGELLVALFVLGLAVGAFGLTVRLLPLERLGAAEGAPVRTSIYDGAASCPTRAEDTMANREVRDGSAA
- a CDS encoding 4Fe-4S dicluster domain-containing protein encodes the protein MDENRSPHWGMVIDLAKCVGCDSCTVACKAENRTPPGVSYNVVLEQEEGAFPNVRIQALPRPCMQCENPACVSVCPVSATYRGEDGIVVIDADRCIGCKYCIAACPYGARSADEGASYIAEVQAADQVTAPEYGVDRGARAKYAGTYGTVRKCTFCAHRIAAGEAPACCETCIGDARYFGDLNDPESKVAQLAASPRAFRLREELGTAPSVYYLK
- a CDS encoding 4Fe-4S dicluster domain-containing protein, translated to MTRYGMLINTKKCVGCSACRLACQMRNHLEPSESFITYHEIETGEYPNVYAEVVPTQCMHCEDAPCAAVCPTHATYITDSGVVLVDPEKCIGCKYCMAACPYQARIVQESTGVVEKCRFCWDGENPGNPPACVQTCISGARIFGDLDDPESEINQAIAQYHAHPLADNLTTSKIFYVR
- a CDS encoding molybdopterin-dependent oxidoreductase, with protein sequence MDPQRNENGRPDAVFGTPSRRAVIGATAAVAAGAVVGGGGLSALMASNDPLTDTPHGRGDATGAYAADDVILSMCNNCNSYCTIKVRVADAADGPQANEGATSLVRKIAGNPYSPLNSQPYAPAPYDMRPEDALSPGDGMARAGRAASGGMICLKGQAGIQLAHDRFRITQPLRRVGDRGSDQWETVDWDTALDEIVNGSPALGTPGIAEWYAWAPKKQVEADVALVESGQMTQADFDAKWANTLIDTKHPDLGPKSNLFCSLGGDRMFLIGDRLTQNGFGSVNNFNHGGVCGMTGVMANVRTHPTTNHKRMYADLDHCECLIIWGTEPMTANKGPSWLAPRLSVARERGMKLYVVDPRQGRSASKADVWLPVIPGKDAELAYAMMSWIIANERYDAAYLSVPGKKAAAVIGEPTWSDATHLVAVDLPNAPIVTAKVLGRAGEAGANGEALKDDARFVLVDGELAEADAAEGPADLLVDAEIDVHGAPTRVKSVFQLLVERVGERSLEDYAADAGIDPAVVEEVAREFTSHGKRACVMSYRGPAMHANGFDAVRAAGYLNFLIGNHDWKGGHLAAGAKFAPFEGRYDLKTVPDAHTGWGIPITRQKTQYEKTSYFKQDGYPAPRPWYPLPGNLSHEVVPTLRAGYVYDHLGALFIHRHSLVDSTPGGDRLADVLGDPGKINLLVSFDVEIGDTSRYADFVLPDKVYLERFSQESIYPNQQY
- a CDS encoding molecular chaperone TorD family protein produces the protein MINTTDTSTALTFVVSRIAPLFSYMSEPEYELVRRGDTEQSIHTAVATLTRDATERARWERSLILPPWPQRSLLQNELLVSGMPFAALPVESLYKPWSTSLGNDYGAQRGLYLGDSARHLQALYASLDLTVPVRFAAMPDHLSLLLELLSLFVGSGNERAARDVVADHLDWLDAYDATLAARSEALACAPTLATHRREALGEGITHLRALVSLANRSVHEVCQ